The proteins below are encoded in one region of Corvus hawaiiensis isolate bCorHaw1 chromosome 3, bCorHaw1.pri.cur, whole genome shotgun sequence:
- the SDE2 gene encoding replication stress response regulator SDE2 encodes MAAPGPGPLWVRDPLGPRVRPLPLPPGGGSVLCLRRDRARELNIPEESLYVKCNGRLASDEDELQSGVVYSLEPRLCGGKGGFGSMLRALGAQIEKTTNREACRDLSGRRLRDVNHEKAMAEWVKKQAEREAEKEQRRLERLQRKLAEPRHTFTDPEYERQYREMAERQEESLRIGLQVIASKAVSSESGKSRKRPGEPGKNETKSEKRKCPWPGLDEATGSGCEDDNKDDSPCASDRSCPSGSRSNESVGNSDECSSSSVASAEDSPSTSASKKPLEQPEGSGRDVQGEVCTGQAEILAEENSKMTEPPKEEAQGKNGVTQAQKEEQENVPAKAQETNQSQSTEVEPIDLLAFNSAAELEALGLEKLKMGLMSLGLKCGGTLKERAARLFSVRGLSRDQIKPSLFAKPPKGKTSG; translated from the exons ATggcggcgccggggccgggcccgctgtGGGTGCGGGACCCGCTGGGGCCGCGGGTGCggccgctgccgctgcccccCGGGGGcggctccgtgctctgcctccGCCGCGACCGCGCCCGGGAGCTG AACATCCCAGAAGAAAGCTTGTATGTGAAGTGTAACGGGCGACTGGCCAGTGATGAAGATGAGTTGCAGAGTGGAGTCGTTTATAGCCTGGAGCCAAGGCTTTGTGGTGGAAAAGGAG gGTTTGGGTCGATGCTGCGAGCCCTTGGTGCTCAGATTGAGAAGACGACAAACAGAGAGGCGTGTCGGGATCTCAGTGGAAGGAGACTGCGGGATGTCAACCACGAAAAAGC GATGGCTGAGTGGGTGAAGAAGCAGGCGGAGCGGGAGGCGGAGAAGGAGCAGCGGCgcctggagaggctgcagcggAAGCTGGCGGAGCCGCGGCACACGTTCACCGACCCCGAGTACGAGCGGCAGTACCGCGAGATGGCCGAGCGCCAGGAGGAGTCGCTCCGCATCG GCTTGCAGGTTATTGCCAGCAAAGCAGTGTCATCAGAAAGTGGCAAGAGTCGGAAACGTCCCGGTGAGCCTggaaagaatgaaacaaaatctgaaaaaagaaaatgtccttG GCCAGGATTGGATGAGGCCACAGGCTCAGGCTGTGAGGATGACAATAAGGATGACTCCCCTTGTGCATCTGACAGAAGTTGTCCATCAGGCAGCAGATCCAATGAAAGTGTTGGAAATTCAGATGAGTGttcaagcagctctgtggcttcAGCAGAGGACAGTCCATCTACCAGTGCAAGCAAGAAACCACTGGAGCAGCCAGAAGGTTCTGGAAGAGATGTGCAAGGAGAGGTGTGCACAGGGCAGGCTGAAATTCTggctgaagaaaacagtaaaatgaCAGAGCCCCCGAAGGAAGAGGCCCAAGGAAAAAATGGAGTGACTCAAGctcagaaagaagagcaagaaaatgttcCTGCTAAGGCACAGGAAACAAACCAGTCACAGAGCACA gagGTAGAACCGATAGACCTGCTGGCGTTCAACTCTGCTGCAGAACTGGAAGCCCTGGGTCTAGAGAAGCTGAAGATGGGATTGATGTCTTTGGGACTGAAATGTGGAGGCACTTTGAAGGAAAGAGCAGCAAGGCTGTTTTCAGTGAGGGGTCTGTCTAGAGACCAGATCAAGCCATCCTTATTTGCAAAGCCCCCTAAAGGGAAAACCTCTGGTTAG